From Phaeodactylum tricornutum CCAP 1055/1 chromosome 23, whole genome shotgun sequence, one genomic window encodes:
- a CDS encoding predicted protein — protein MPLTDPGKKCTVGRPSERKRNVRATFGKHLRQRDVNLEYITPSNVAYVDRRDGLVHRGLRHSTGLFLGFPEIENCGNVGVNESSDGGSSRNKNTLCGMRLTDRDVCFSLGFGADAHGQNSTKAAVRACRNAIEFNQIPSISDIVPGGRDNMKLDVLLAVPLTYQDGLDLNVIRACFPYGQVRFQIQDGGMVATNGKAIASMGDKNEDMVIVCTAVTVGY, from the exons ATGCCCCTCACCGACCCGGGGAAAAAATGCACAGTAGGTCGTCCTTCTGAAAGGAAGAGAAACGTCCGAGCCACTTTTGGTAAACACTTACGACAAAGAGATGTCAACCTGGAGTATATTACGCCATCTAATGTTGCTTATGTGGATCGCAGGGATGGCCTCGTACACCGTGGCCTTCGTCACTCCACTGGcctcttccttggctttccAGAGATCGAGAACTGCGGTAATGTGGGAGTCAACGAATCCAGCGACGGAGGATCCTCACGTAACAAAAATACTCTTTGTGGAATGCG TCTTACGGATCGAGATGTGTGCTTTTCACTAGGTTTCGGGGCGGATGCGCACGGTCAGAATTCAACCAAAGCGGCAG TACGTGCTTGTCGGAACGCCATTGAATTTAATCAGATTCCATCTATTTCCGATATTGTCCCGGGTGGACGGGACAACATGAAACTGGACGTACTTCTGGCTGTACCGCTTACTTATCAGGACGGCTTGGATTTGAATGTGATCCGAGCTTGTTTTCCGTACGGACAAGTACGGTTCCAAATCCAAGACGGTGGAATGGTGGCAACCAATGGCAAGGCCATTGCGAGTATGGGCGACAAAAATGAAGACATGGTGATTGTTTGTACCGCCGTTACGGTGGGTTACTAA
- the FAO1 gene encoding peroxisomal bifunctional enzyme (bifunctional enzyme involved in beta-oxidation of fatty acids. 3,2-trans-enoyl-CoA isomerase domain is required for beta-oxidation of unsaturated fatty acids. Converts (3S)-3-hydroxyacyl-CoA to trans-2(or 3)-enoyl-CoA + H(2)O, (S)-3-hydroxyacyl-CoA + NAD(+) to 3-oxoacyl-CoA + NADH, and 3-cis-enoyl-CoA to 2-trans-enoyl-CoA. Contains N- and C- terminal peroxisomal targeting motifs.; Enoyl-CoA hydratase): MTRSQVVSSSSQGLPTDTTAVICLADAAAGASPLHPLNAKLRLYLLQQLRAAEDNPAVTSLILTGGGPNFSAGADLTEFASLIPAAATTVPTPSDVGHHHPHAAPSLIDVVTAIEACRKPIVAAIDGVCLGGGCELALACHARVATARARLGLPEVHVGVIPGAGGTQRLPKLVGLRQALPMILQGSTVSAASALRMGLLDAIAPEATADSLRTTARQWAAYGEVLPTIRRTGDLQRPESPAEAHALLHVAELSLPPLGSHGMRAAIQALRASGTPIQHGMRRSPQGRARRHVFFATRRAQKVWSPVSNAVPTAGPPHGLWSKDDAQSAVPVAVVGAGTMGSGIALVLLQAGFHVTLVDVHAPALAKGMEFLKRTLASMVQRRQLKPTQLTALEAKLRATSNLQELSQCLLVVEAVVEKLIVKQSIFATLDKVTPPTALLLSNTSTLDIDAMASAVSSRRRGLFAGWHFFSPAHRMKLVEIVRGSATSDDTTALLQALTKQIGKIGVVVGNCDGFCGNRMLKPYSAETVLLLTETQTTVAAQDYAIRGVYGMALGPFEMADLAGNDVGYNIRVERQWARRARDDPLPPNRPARYTELPDVMISDYGRLGQKVGKGWYDYDSNIGKGRKPLPSSEMDALIRRYLAPKPSPALVAAEIIERVLYPLINEGFKCLEESIVRQPSDIDVVYVYGYGWPVWRGGPMYAADHEIGLPRLLRTLRELSKQFPTTEHYVPSALLVECVARKVTVEEYYQKNYHTASTGSAMLSKL; the protein is encoded by the exons ATGACCCGTTCGCAGGTCGTTTCATCCTCGTCGCAGGGTCTCCCCACGGATACCACGGCAGTAATTTGTCTAGCGGACGCTGCCGCCGGAGCGTCGCCGTTGCATCCACTCAACGCGAAACTCCGTCTCTATCTACTCCAGCAACTCCGTGCGGCGGAAGACAATCCCGCCGTGACGTCTCTCATCCTTACGGGTGGAGGTCCAAACTTCTCGGCCGGTGCCGATTTGACCGAATTCGCCTCGTTGataccagcagcagcaacaacagttCCAACACCCAGTGACGTCGGGCACCACCATCCCCACGCTGCCCCTTCCTTGATTGACGTCGTCACGGCGATAGAAGCCTGTCGCAAACCCATCGTGGCAGCGATTGACGGAGTCTGTTTGGGTGGCGGTTGTGAACTGGCGCTCGCCTGTCACGCACGGGTCGCCACGGCCCGGGCTCGTCTCGGACTACCCGAAGTACACGTCGGGGTCATACCCGGGGCCGGAGGAACCCAACGATTGCCCAAACTCGTCGGACTTCGGCAAGCCTTGCCTATGATTCTACAAGGATCCACCGTGTCGGCTGCTAGTGCCTTGCGCATGGGATTGTTGGACGCGATTGCTCCGGAAGCGACCGCGGACTCCTTGCGAACGACCGCACGGCAGTGGGCGGCGTACGGAGAAGTCTTACCCACCATTCGGCGGACGGGAGACTTGCAGCGTCCGGAATCACCCGCGGAAGCGCACGCACTCCTACACGTGGCGGAATTGAGTCTCCCCCCGCTCGGCTCGCACGGCATGCGGGCCGCCATTCAAGCTCTCCGAGCCTCCGGTACCCCCATCCAGCACGGAATGCGA CGGAGTCCGCAAGGACGTGCCCGACGGCACGTCTTTTTTGCCACCAGGCGAGCACAAAAAGTGTGGAGTCCGGTGTCGAACGCTGTCCCGACGGCCGGACCTCCGCACGGGCTCTGGTCCAAGGACGACGCACAGTCGGCCGTGCCCGTCGCCGTGGTCGGAGCCGGTACCATGGGCAGTGGTATTGCCCTCGTCCTGCTCCAAGCCGGCTTTCACGTGACATTGGTCGACGTCCACGCGCCAGCTTTGGCCAAAGGAATGGAATTTCTAAAACGCACCCTCGCCTCTATGGTTCAACGTCGTCAACTCAAACCGACTCAATTAACCGCACTCGAGGCAAAGTTACGGGCAACGTCCAATTTACAAGAATTGTCGCAGTGTCTACTCGTGGTCGAGGCCGTCGTGGAAAAACTTATCGTCAAACAGAGCATTTTTGCCACGctcgacaaagtcactccCCCGACCGCTCTGCTCTTGAGCAATACCAGCACGCTAGATATTGACGCCATGGCGTCGGCCGTTTCCAGCCGCCGGCGCGGATTGTTCGCCGGTTGGCACTTTTTCTCCCCCGCCCATCGCATGAAACTCGTCGAAATAGTCCGTGGATCGGCCACGTCCGACGACACCACGGCGCTGCTACAAGCCTTGACGAAGCAAATTGGCAAAATCGGGGTTGTGGTGGGCAACTGCGATGGTTTCTGCGGCAATCGCATGCTTAAACCCTACTCGGCCGAAACCGTACTCCTCTTGACGGAGACACAGACCACTGTAGCCGCACAAGATTACGCGATTCGGGGAGTGTACGGAATGGCCTTGGGACCTTTCGAAATGGCCGACTTAGCCGGAAATGACGTCGGCTACAACATTCGCGTAGAACGTCAGTGGGCCCGCAGAGCCAGGGACGATCCCCTTCCGCCCAACCGCCCCGCGCGGTATACGGAACTGCCCGACGTGATGATATCTGATTACGGTCGACTGGGACAAAAGGTAGGAAAGGGATGGTACGACTACGATTCGAATATTGGCAAAGGTCGTAagccgttgccgtcgtccGAAATGGATGCCTTGATTCGACGGTACCTGGCCCCCAAGCCATCGCCAGCTTTGGTCGCTGCAGAAATAATAGAGCGGGTGTTGTACCCACTGATCAACGAGGGCTTCAAGTGTCTCGAGGAAAGCATTGTTCGCCAACCCAGTGATATTGATGTGGTGTACGTGTACGGTTACGGCTGGCCCGTGTGGAGGGGTGGTCCCATGTATGCGGCCGATCACGAGATTGGCTTGCCTCGTCTGCTGCGAACCCTTCGTGAACTGTCGAAGCAATTTCCCACTACGGAACATTACGTCCCGTCGGCGCTACTCGTTGAATGCGTCGCACGGAAAGTAACCGTGGAAGAGTACTATCAGAAGAACTATCACACGGCATCGACTGGATCAGCAATGCTCTCCAAGCTTTAG
- a CDS encoding predicted protein, with the protein MAPKQSSSSKAAAMPSAPLISTDPVLTAAPPPWHSVALVGVLSAFFVQTIPSLDELDRVATVQRFTRILFPTLVPSLMGLCYIRTAVALLIWGTSFYLVCFSPGWEQSTGYQKGSRLRIVPNRVSGIKTMFPFTSWSWNLLGLSFTLNAYIAYSAALATHNNPDGTSLEQSVHPWILRLALLCWECAAPFTLLVAAVIRYVIWPSVLRAKDGDTANLKHVRNVLMHNVNVVLAVSETFGLSGLSTVPSHVGVAPLIGLIYVVFSWSMTTSWNEPAHGPQFIYFFLDTTMPGYAPSVALLALLAVLILFYAVFGVSEPLLRALDGTSYGLAHAAVATLLCASVCRFRD; encoded by the coding sequence ATGGCACCGAAGCAatcctcctcgtccaaaGCCGCCGCGATGCCGTCCGCTCCACTGATCTCTACCGATCCAGTTCTGACGGccgcgccgccgccgtggcaTTCCGTCGCACTGGTCGGTGTTCTGTCCGCCTTTTTCGTACAAACCATACCGTCACTGGACGAACTGGATCGAGTCGCCACCGTACAGCGCTTTACCCGCATTCTCTTTCCCACACTCGTACCCTCACTCATGGGCTTGTGTTACATTCGAACCGCGGTCGCCTTGCTCATTTGGGGAACCTCCTTTTATCTCGTCTGTTTCAGTCCAGGCTGGGAGCAGAGTACCGGCTACCAAAAGGGCAGTCGCTTGCGTATCGTACCCAATCGCGTTTCGGGAATTAAAACCATGTTTCCCTTTACTTCCTGGAGTTGGAATTTGCTCGGACTCTCCTTTACCCTCAACGCCTACATTGCCTATTCTGCGGCACTCGCCACCCACAACAACCCCGACGGCACCTCCCTCGAACAATCGGTGCATCCCTGGATCCTCCGACTCGCCTTGCTCTGTTGGGAATGCGCGGCACCCTTCACACTCCTCGTCGCCGCCGTCATTCGCTACGTCATTTGGCCCTCCGTACTCCGAGCCAAAGACGGCGACACTGCCAACCTCAAACACGTTCGTAACGTTCTCATGCACAACGTCAACGTCGTCTTGGCCGTCTCGGAAACCTTTGGTCTCTCCGGATTGTCCACCGTCCCCTCCCACGTGGGCGTCGCACCCTTGATCGGCTTGATCTACGTCGTCTTCTCCTGGAGCATGACCACTTCCTGGAACGAACCCGCCCACGGTCCACAATTTATATACTTTTTCTTGGACACCACCATGCCCGGATACGCACCCTCGGTGGCCCTCCTCGCCCTCCTCGCCGTGCTCATTCTCTTTTACGCCGTTTTTGGAGTCTCGGAGCCCCTACTCCGGGCACTCGACGGGACCAGCTACGGACTGGCCCACGCCGCCGTGGCCACCCTCCTGTGCGCCAGCGTCTGCCGGTTCCGCGATTGA